One stretch of Pseudomonas fragi DNA includes these proteins:
- a CDS encoding MerR family transcriptional regulator, which translates to MPVMTELEPIAQADDCQGLYPIREVARLTGINPVTLRAWERRYGLIEPKRTESGHRLYSVSDIGTIRQVMSWLERGVSVSKVAQLLASSQPVDDPQPLASEYSDWQTRIGTALTAFNEPELERLYGQIFSSYPIEVVFQGIFLPLWQQLFRTRDVFGRTSEWLLLDGFLRGRVQHRLQLQTPQAGQCVVVVGMPELCLELELLVAGLLLSRHDRLVRVLAVGQPLEELSLICQKLEPQAVVLFASHALSTAQQRRLVRLAQTLNCSVSLAGEAANMAQEALTGSSIACLGSEARLINQRLDADLKATLGG; encoded by the coding sequence ATGCCTGTAATGACTGAACTTGAGCCCATTGCCCAGGCTGATGATTGCCAGGGCCTGTATCCGATCAGGGAAGTGGCCAGGCTCACGGGGATCAATCCGGTGACCCTGCGCGCCTGGGAGCGGCGCTATGGTTTGATTGAACCAAAACGCACCGAAAGTGGGCATCGCCTGTATTCCGTGAGCGATATTGGAACAATTCGTCAGGTCATGAGCTGGCTTGAGCGTGGGGTTTCTGTCAGCAAGGTCGCGCAATTGCTTGCCAGCAGTCAGCCCGTGGATGACCCGCAACCGCTTGCCAGCGAATACAGCGACTGGCAAACCCGTATCGGTACAGCCCTGACGGCGTTCAACGAGCCTGAGCTGGAGCGCCTGTACGGTCAGATCTTTTCCAGTTACCCGATTGAAGTTGTGTTCCAGGGGATTTTCCTGCCGCTGTGGCAACAACTGTTCAGAACCCGGGACGTGTTTGGTCGCACCAGCGAATGGTTGCTATTGGACGGGTTCCTGCGCGGGCGGGTGCAACATCGTTTGCAATTGCAGACCCCGCAGGCCGGGCAGTGTGTGGTTGTGGTGGGCATGCCCGAGCTATGCCTTGAGCTTGAGCTGCTGGTCGCAGGCTTGCTGCTGAGCCGCCATGATCGGCTGGTCCGGGTGCTGGCTGTCGGCCAGCCATTGGAGGAGCTATCGCTGATTTGCCAGAAGCTCGAGCCGCAAGCCGTTGTGCTGTTTGCCAGCCACGCGCTGAGCACGGCGCAACAGCGCAGGCTGGTGCGGCTGGCGCAAACCTTGAACTGCTCGGTGTCGCTGGCCGGCGAGGCTGCGAATATGGCGCAAGAGGCGCTGACAGGGTCATCCATTGCTTGCCTGGGCAGCGAAGCGCGCTTGATCAATCAACGCCTGGACGCTGATCTCAAGGCCACCCTGGGCGGCTGA
- a CDS encoding antibiotic biosynthesis monooxygenase — MSTSPVTLMVARRVAKGRYQELIAWLHEGEQLATDFAGYLGSGVLAPPPGDDEFQIIFRFADEATLHAWEHSVSRKAWLLRGSDLFAHPYEHRVSGIDGWFGTSGQRPPRWKQAVAIWLAFFPVSLLFNFACAPLLGELSLVPRVLVSTLALTPLMVYLFIPLSTHLLAGWLHSSAGKPLRSSIAPQRH, encoded by the coding sequence ATGTCTACCTCCCCTGTCACCTTGATGGTAGCGCGCCGTGTCGCCAAAGGCCGCTATCAGGAACTGATCGCCTGGCTGCACGAAGGCGAACAACTGGCCACGGACTTTGCCGGCTACCTGGGCTCAGGCGTTCTGGCCCCGCCACCCGGCGACGACGAATTTCAAATCATCTTCCGCTTTGCCGACGAAGCCACCCTGCACGCCTGGGAGCATTCCGTGTCGCGCAAGGCCTGGTTGCTGCGCGGCAGTGACTTGTTCGCCCATCCTTACGAGCACAGGGTCAGCGGCATCGACGGCTGGTTCGGCACAAGCGGCCAGCGACCACCGCGCTGGAAACAAGCCGTTGCCATCTGGCTGGCCTTTTTCCCCGTCTCATTACTGTTCAACTTTGCCTGCGCGCCCTTGCTCGGCGAGTTGAGCCTGGTGCCGCGGGTGCTGGTCAGCACCCTGGCCCTGACGCCGCTGATGGTTTATCTGTTTATCCCGCTGTCAACGCACCTGCTGGCGGGCTGGCTGCACAGTTCGGCGGGCAAACCCCTGCGCAGCAGCATCGCACCACAACGGCACTGA
- the folM gene encoding dihydromonapterin reductase translates to MPTSSAPILITGAGQRVGLHCAQRLLADGYAVIFTYRSEKPGVQTLLDLGATALFADFSNEAGILDFIQRLKAHTHSLRAIVHNASAWLEETPQTETSAFMHMFSVHMLAPYLINLHCSELLERSSPADIVHISDDVTRKGSSKHIAYCATKAGLDSLTLSFAAKLAPQIKVNGIAPALLMFNPDDDAAYRTKALAKSVLGIEPGAEVIYQGLRYLLDNPYVTGTTLTVNGGRHLK, encoded by the coding sequence ATGCCCACTTCTTCTGCACCGATTCTGATCACTGGCGCAGGCCAGCGCGTTGGCCTGCATTGTGCGCAGCGCTTGCTGGCAGACGGCTATGCGGTGATCTTCACCTATCGCAGCGAAAAACCCGGTGTGCAGACCCTGCTGGACCTGGGCGCGACGGCATTGTTTGCCGACTTCTCGAATGAGGCCGGCATCCTCGATTTTATCCAGCGCCTCAAGGCCCACACCCACAGCCTGCGGGCAATCGTGCACAACGCCTCGGCCTGGCTGGAAGAAACCCCACAGACAGAAACCAGCGCGTTCATGCACATGTTCAGCGTCCACATGCTCGCGCCCTACCTGATCAACCTGCACTGCAGCGAGCTGCTCGAACGCTCGAGCCCGGCGGATATCGTGCATATCAGCGATGATGTGACACGCAAGGGCAGCAGCAAGCACATTGCCTATTGCGCAACCAAAGCCGGGCTCGACAGCCTGACCCTGTCATTCGCGGCTAAACTGGCGCCACAGATCAAAGTCAACGGCATCGCCCCGGCCTTGCTGATGTTCAACCCCGACGACGATGCGGCGTACCGCACCAAAGCGCTGGCCAAATCCGTGCTGGGCATCGAGCCCGGCGCCGAGGTGATCTACCAGGGCCTGCGTTACCTGCTGGACAACCCCTATGTGACCGGCACTACCCTGACCGTCAACGGCGGCCGGCATTTAAAATAA
- the folE gene encoding GTP cyclohydrolase I FolE, whose translation MSASLPEHYREILIGLGEDPEREGLQDTPKRAAKAMQYLCHGYEQSLDTLVNGALFASDSDEMVIVANIELYSLCEHHLLPFIGKAHVAYIPTGKVLGLSKIARIVDMFARRLQIQENLTREIADAIESVTQAAGVAVVIEAQHMCMMMRGVEKQNSTMNTSVMLGAFREPSTRMEFLQLIGRSKP comes from the coding sequence ATGAGCGCATCACTGCCTGAGCATTACCGCGAGATTCTTATTGGTTTAGGCGAAGACCCTGAGCGCGAAGGCCTGCAAGACACCCCCAAGCGTGCTGCCAAAGCCATGCAGTACCTGTGTCATGGCTATGAGCAGAGCCTGGACACCCTGGTCAACGGTGCCCTGTTTGCCTCGGACAGCGACGAAATGGTGATCGTGGCCAATATCGAACTGTACTCGTTGTGCGAACATCACCTGCTGCCCTTTATCGGCAAGGCCCATGTGGCCTATATCCCGACGGGCAAGGTACTGGGGCTGTCGAAGATCGCCCGTATCGTCGACATGTTCGCCCGGCGCCTGCAAATCCAGGAAAACCTCACCCGGGAAATCGCCGACGCCATCGAGAGCGTCACCCAGGCCGCCGGCGTGGCCGTGGTGATCGAAGCCCAGCATATGTGCATGATGATGCGCGGCGTGGAAAAACAGAATTCGACCATGAACACCTCGGTCATGCTCGGCGCATTTCGCGAACCGAGCACCCGCATGGAGTTCTTGCAACTGATTGGACGGAGCAAGCCGTAA
- the folX gene encoding dihydroneopterin triphosphate 2'-epimerase encodes MPQLQPGMARIRVKDLCLRTFIGINEDEILNKQDVLINLTILYAAQEAVRDNDIDHALNYRTITKAVIQHVEENRFALLERLTQELLDLVMANDAVLYAEVEVDKPHALRFAESVSITLAASRQTATS; translated from the coding sequence ATGCCACAACTTCAGCCAGGAATGGCCCGTATTCGCGTCAAGGACCTGTGCCTGCGCACCTTTATCGGCATCAATGAGGACGAAATCCTCAACAAGCAGGATGTGCTGATCAACCTCACCATCCTCTACGCGGCGCAGGAGGCGGTGCGCGATAACGATATCGACCACGCGCTCAATTACCGCACCATCACCAAGGCCGTGATCCAGCACGTCGAAGAGAACCGCTTCGCCCTGCTGGAGCGCCTCACCCAGGAACTGCTCGACCTGGTAATGGCCAACGACGCGGTGCTGTATGCCGAAGTCGAAGTCGACAAGCCGCACGCGCTGCGCTTTGCCGAATCGGTATCGATCACGCTGGCGGCAAGCCGCCAGACTGCAACCTCATAA
- a CDS encoding DUF1244 domain-containing protein, which produces MTPQEQLELEAAAFRRLVAHLDSRKDVQNIDLMNLSGFCRNCLSKWYKAAADERQIDISLDDAREVVYGMPYAEWKAQYQKEASAEQTAAFAQGKKHD; this is translated from the coding sequence ATGACACCTCAAGAACAACTTGAACTCGAAGCTGCCGCCTTTCGCCGCCTGGTCGCGCACCTGGACAGCCGCAAAGACGTGCAAAATATTGACCTGATGAACCTCTCGGGTTTTTGCCGCAACTGCCTGTCCAAGTGGTACAAGGCCGCTGCGGACGAGCGCCAGATCGACATCAGCCTCGATGACGCCCGCGAAGTGGTGTACGGCATGCCGTATGCCGAGTGGAAAGCCCAATACCAGAAAGAAGCCAGCGCCGAGCAGACTGCGGCGTTCGCCCAAGGAAAAAAGCATGACTGA
- a CDS encoding HopJ type III effector protein, translating to MTDLNTLRASLNSGEHVFADTLAFIAAHYDYQPQAFSNGPVENAAGQNEGSCKTLGLALLEGLSDQEALLAFGEHYRSVLATPEGTDHSNIRALIAHGLAGVKFEAQPLTRKA from the coding sequence ATGACTGACTTGAACACCCTGCGCGCCAGCCTCAACAGCGGCGAGCACGTTTTTGCCGATACCCTGGCGTTTATTGCCGCGCATTATGACTACCAGCCCCAGGCGTTCAGCAACGGCCCTGTGGAAAACGCTGCCGGGCAGAACGAAGGCTCGTGCAAGACCCTGGGCCTGGCCCTGCTCGAAGGCTTGAGCGACCAGGAAGCCCTGCTGGCTTTCGGCGAGCACTACCGCTCGGTTCTGGCCACGCCTGAAGGCACAGACCACAGCAACATTCGCGCACTGATTGCCCACGGCCTGGCCGGGGTCAAATTCGAAGCGCAACCGCTGACCCGCAAGGCGTAA
- the trxB gene encoding thioredoxin-disulfide reductase: MSEVRHSRVIILGSGPAGYSAAVYAARANLKPLLITGMQAGGQLTTTTEVDNWPGDVHGLTGPALMERMREHAERFETEIIFDHINEVDLKNRPFTLKGDSGTFTCDALIIATGASARYLGLPSEEAFMGKGVSACATCDGFFYRNKPVAVVGGGNTAVEEALYLANIASKVTLVHRRETFRAEKILIDKLHARVAEGKIELKLNATLDEVLGDNMGVTGARLKNNDGSFDELKVDGVFIAIGHTPNTSLFEGQLELKDGYMVVQGGREGNATATSVEGVFAAGDVADHVYRQAITSAGAGCMAALDTERYLDGLQNAQF; this comes from the coding sequence ATGTCTGAAGTACGTCATTCGCGTGTGATTATTCTGGGTTCCGGCCCTGCCGGTTACAGCGCCGCTGTTTATGCGGCCCGCGCCAACCTCAAACCACTGCTGATCACGGGCATGCAGGCTGGCGGTCAACTGACCACCACCACCGAAGTCGACAACTGGCCCGGTGATGTTCACGGCCTGACCGGCCCGGCCTTGATGGAGCGCATGCGTGAGCATGCCGAGCGTTTCGAGACGGAAATCATTTTCGACCACATCAATGAAGTGGATCTGAAAAACCGTCCGTTCACCCTCAAGGGTGACAGCGGTACGTTCACCTGCGACGCCCTGATCATCGCGACCGGCGCCAGTGCCCGTTACCTGGGTCTGCCGTCGGAAGAAGCGTTCATGGGCAAGGGCGTTTCTGCCTGCGCGACCTGTGACGGTTTCTTCTACCGCAACAAGCCTGTTGCCGTAGTGGGTGGTGGTAACACCGCGGTTGAAGAGGCGCTTTACCTGGCCAATATCGCCAGCAAAGTAACCCTGGTTCACCGTCGTGAAACCTTCCGCGCCGAGAAGATCCTGATCGACAAGCTGCACGCCCGTGTAGCGGAAGGCAAGATCGAGCTGAAGTTGAACGCGACCCTGGACGAAGTGCTGGGTGACAACATGGGCGTGACCGGTGCGCGCCTGAAAAACAACGACGGCAGCTTTGACGAGCTGAAAGTCGACGGCGTATTCATCGCCATCGGCCACACGCCGAACACCTCGTTGTTCGAAGGTCAGCTGGAGCTTAAAGACGGTTACATGGTTGTGCAGGGCGGCCGTGAAGGCAATGCCACTGCGACCAGCGTTGAAGGTGTGTTTGCTGCGGGCGACGTGGCGGACCACGTTTATCGTCAGGCCATCACCTCGGCTGGCGCCGGTTGCATGGCAGCGCTGGATACCGAGCGCTACCTGGACGGCCTGCAGAACGCCCAGTTCTGA
- the cysZ gene encoding sulfate transporter CysZ: protein MPAPVLSGPQYLREGLKLVLSPGLRLFVLLPLLINLVLFVGLIYFAGHQFSLWVDTLMPTLPGWLSFLNYVLWPLFVVLVALMVFFTFTMLANIIAAPFNGFLSEKVEAVARGVDTSPPFSWGELAAMVPRTLAREMRKLGYFLPRAIALLILSFIPVLNLIAAPLWLLFGIWMMAIQYIDYPADNHKLGWNEMLAWLREKRWQSMSFGGIVYLVLLIPVVNILMMPAAVAGATLFWVRERGDEALAAANRSR from the coding sequence ATGCCCGCCCCTGTTCTCTCTGGCCCGCAGTACCTGCGCGAAGGCCTGAAGCTGGTCTTAAGCCCTGGCTTGCGCCTGTTTGTGCTGCTGCCCTTGCTGATCAATCTGGTGCTGTTCGTCGGATTGATTTATTTCGCCGGGCATCAGTTCAGCCTCTGGGTCGATACGCTGATGCCGACCCTGCCCGGCTGGCTGAGCTTCCTCAACTACGTACTGTGGCCTCTGTTCGTGGTGCTGGTGGCGTTGATGGTGTTTTTCACCTTCACCATGCTGGCCAACATCATCGCCGCGCCATTTAACGGTTTTCTCTCGGAAAAGGTCGAGGCCGTGGCACGCGGGGTCGATACCTCCCCACCCTTCAGCTGGGGGGAACTGGCGGCGATGGTGCCGCGCACCCTGGCCCGGGAAATGCGCAAGCTTGGCTACTTTCTGCCAAGGGCCATTGCACTGCTGATTCTCTCGTTTATCCCGGTGCTTAACCTGATCGCGGCACCGCTGTGGCTGCTGTTCGGGATCTGGATGATGGCCATCCAGTACATCGACTACCCGGCCGACAACCACAAGCTGGGCTGGAACGAGATGCTCGCCTGGCTGCGCGAGAAGCGCTGGCAGAGCATGAGCTTTGGCGGCATCGTTTACCTGGTACTGCTGATCCCGGTGGTCAATATCCTGATGATGCCCGCCGCCGTTGCCGGCGCAACCCTGTTCTGGGTGCGCGAACGTGGCGATGAAGCGCTGGCCGCTGCCAATCGCAGCCGCTGA
- a CDS encoding glycosyltransferase family 4 protein: protein MTTALHIALVTETFAPEINGVANTLGQLCDGLRARNHRVQLIRPRQSADGNQRSSDELMLCRGWPLPGYPGLQWGLTSTHRLTRRWRQQPPDVVYIATEGPLGLCALRVARRLGITAVTGFHTNFQQYLRQHGLTLFTRALTHYLRGFHNRSALTLVPSTSQRVELERRHFQRLELLPRGVDSQLFSPAKRQQALRQSWGLRDQDIALLYVGRLAPEKNLDALKRCFDELQARYPARRFKLIVVGDGSKRASLEASLPEAIFCGEQSGEALACHYASGDVFLFPSLSETFGNVVLEAQASGLGVVAYDEAAAGLHIRHGYNGVLAMPGDEYAWIEAACWLLEAPETLRTLRLNARRHASRQSWAGIIEQFESLLQRACLGHACAAPVAVQVAAKKP, encoded by the coding sequence ATGACCACAGCCCTTCATATCGCCCTTGTTACCGAAACCTTCGCCCCTGAAATCAACGGAGTGGCCAATACCCTTGGCCAACTGTGCGATGGCTTGCGCGCCCGCAACCACCGCGTGCAACTAATACGCCCACGCCAGAGCGCCGATGGCAACCAGCGCAGCAGCGATGAGCTGATGCTCTGCCGCGGCTGGCCGCTGCCCGGCTACCCTGGCCTGCAATGGGGCCTGACCTCCACCCATCGCCTGACCAGACGCTGGCGCCAGCAACCCCCGGATGTGGTCTATATCGCCACAGAGGGCCCGCTGGGCTTGTGTGCATTACGGGTAGCCCGGCGTCTGGGCATCACCGCAGTCACCGGCTTTCATACCAATTTCCAGCAGTACTTGCGCCAGCATGGCCTGACCCTGTTTACCCGTGCGCTGACCCACTACCTGCGTGGGTTCCACAACCGCTCGGCGCTGACCCTGGTGCCCAGCACCAGTCAGCGTGTAGAGCTTGAACGCAGGCATTTCCAACGCCTGGAGCTGCTCCCGCGCGGCGTCGACAGCCAATTGTTCAGCCCGGCCAAACGCCAGCAGGCATTGCGCCAGAGCTGGGGCCTAAGGGATCAGGATATTGCCCTGCTGTATGTTGGCCGGCTGGCACCGGAAAAGAATCTGGATGCACTCAAGCGTTGTTTCGATGAACTGCAAGCGCGATATCCCGCGCGCCGCTTCAAGCTCATCGTGGTGGGCGACGGTTCAAAGCGTGCCTCGCTGGAGGCCTCGTTGCCGGAAGCAATCTTTTGCGGGGAGCAATCGGGCGAAGCCCTGGCATGCCATTACGCATCCGGTGACGTGTTTTTGTTTCCCAGCCTGAGCGAAACCTTCGGCAATGTGGTACTCGAAGCCCAGGCTTCGGGTCTGGGGGTGGTGGCCTATGACGAGGCCGCGGCCGGTTTGCACATTCGGCATGGCTACAACGGGGTACTGGCCATGCCGGGGGATGAATACGCCTGGATTGAAGCCGCCTGCTGGCTGCTGGAGGCTCCCGAGACCTTGCGCACCTTGCGCCTCAACGCCCGCCGCCATGCCAGCCGGCAAAGCTGGGCGGGCATTATCGAACAGTTCGAAAGCCTGTTGCAGCGAGCTTGCCTGGGCCACGCATGCGCAGCCCCGGTTGCGGTCCAGGTCGCAGCAAAGAAGCCTTAA
- a CDS encoding glutathione peroxidase, whose translation MSAFHELTLDALDGKPLPLETFKGKVVLVVNVASKCGLTPQYAALENLYQQFKGKGFSVLGVPCNQFAGQEPGSEQDIQEFCSLNYGVTFPLSSKLEVNGPDRHQLYRLLAGEGAEFEGDITWNFEKFLVGKDGRVLARFSPRTAPDDATVIQAIEKSLA comes from the coding sequence ATGAGTGCATTTCACGAACTTACCCTGGACGCGCTGGATGGCAAGCCGCTGCCGCTGGAGACCTTTAAAGGCAAAGTGGTACTGGTAGTGAACGTTGCCTCCAAGTGCGGTTTGACCCCTCAATACGCGGCACTGGAAAACCTGTACCAGCAGTTCAAGGGCAAGGGTTTCAGTGTTCTGGGCGTGCCATGCAATCAATTTGCCGGGCAAGAGCCGGGTAGCGAGCAGGACATTCAGGAGTTTTGCAGCCTCAATTACGGCGTCACTTTTCCTCTGAGCAGCAAGCTTGAGGTCAACGGGCCAGATCGTCATCAACTCTACCGGTTGCTGGCAGGCGAGGGCGCCGAATTTGAGGGGGACATCACCTGGAACTTCGAGAAGTTTCTGGTGGGCAAAGATGGTCGGGTATTGGCGCGTTTTTCACCGCGCACCGCGCCAGACGATGCCACGGTGATTCAGGCCATCGAGAAGTCCCTGGCTTAA
- a CDS encoding FKBP-type peptidyl-prolyl cis-trans isomerase, which produces MTIAANKAVSIDYTLTNDAGEVIDSSAGGAPLVYLQGAGNIIPGLEKALVGKAVGDELEVSVEPEDAYGEYSAELVSTLSSSMFEGVDQLEVGMQFHASAPDGQMQIVTIRDLDGDDVTVDGNHPLAGQRLNFKVKVVAIRDASEEEIAHGHVHGEGGHQH; this is translated from the coding sequence ATGACGATCGCCGCCAACAAGGCTGTCTCCATCGACTATACCCTGACCAATGACGCTGGTGAGGTCATCGACAGCTCCGCCGGCGGCGCACCGCTGGTTTACCTGCAAGGCGCAGGTAACATCATCCCGGGTCTGGAAAAGGCTCTGGTTGGCAAGGCCGTTGGTGATGAGCTGGAAGTCTCCGTTGAGCCGGAAGACGCTTACGGCGAATACTCCGCCGAGCTGGTCAGCACTCTGAGCAGCAGCATGTTCGAAGGCGTTGACCAACTGGAAGTTGGCATGCAGTTCCACGCTTCGGCGCCGGACGGCCAAATGCAAATCGTGACCATCCGTGATCTGGACGGCGACGACGTGACTGTAGACGGTAACCACCCATTGGCTGGCCAGCGTCTGAACTTCAAGGTCAAGGTTGTTGCCATCCGTGACGCGAGCGAAGAAGAAATCGCTCACGGCCACGTACACGGCGAAGGCGGTCATCAGCACTGA